The genomic region AAGCGAGGAATGATGAACTGCTCGCCATCCAGCGTCAGCAGTTGCAGGGTATATACTGCCGTCACCGTAAACCCAACCGTTGCCCAGCCGTAATTTTTGCGGATCGTCAGATAACTCACCAGGGTAATGAGCAGCATCAACAACAGCGTATACCCCTCCGGAATATGAAAGTGCAGCGTGGCGCCGGCTACGATCAGCCCCACCAGCGTCCCAGCGCAGCGGTGCAGAATACGTACACGCGTTGCCCCGTAACCGTTTTGGGTAACAAACAACACCGTCATCAGTATCCAGTAGGGTTTCGGCAGATGCAGCGCGGTTCCCATCAGGCTGGCAACGCTTAACATTACGCTGATGCGCCCGGCATTACGCAACGCCGGCGATTTCAACGAAAGGTAGTTTTTCAATGCGGGCAGCAGCGGTAGACGCCGCTGCTTATCGGCCATGAGATCGCGGGGATACAGCGGGCGTTGGGTGCGCAGCACCCTGGCGATACGGCTAAAGTGCCAGTAACAGAACTGTCCCACCGGATTGTCAGGATGTTGATTAGCGATTTTCTCAAGAGCACCAAGCTGCTTTTCCATGGAAAATCGCGTTGGCAGACGGTGATAAAGAATATCATCGGCTAACACCCGCAGACGGGCTGCGATAACCTGCGCGTTCCAGCGGATGACCTGTTCCGCATGGCTGCGTTCGACCAGCTTCTGTACCTCCTCCGGCTGATGCAGACTGACCGAGATATGCTCCTGCAGATCAAGTGCTTCCTGAAATGCGCGCAGCATTCGCTTGTAGTCATTATTGCGATGCGCGGAAAGCATATGCATTTGCTGATAGCACTGGGTAATCAGATCGACGGCTTTCTGTTGCCGGGCCAGCAGCGGCGGCAGGGCTTTTTCCGGATCGGTATGCTGTGTCAGCATGCTGTATTTCGCTTCACAATAATCGGCGAGTTCACGGTATAGCAGGCTAAGCGACTCACGTAGGGGTTGTTCACGCCATAGCCAGAGCCAGAACCAGTTGAACAATCCGTACCATAAGGTGCCCAGGGCATAGATGAGCAGTGGTTCCCAGACCGGCATATTCCCGGCCAGACTCAGCGTGAAAATCGCGGCGATCAGCGACGCCGGAAGCAGCCTGGCGTGGAGCGCGCTTAACTCTGCCGTGACGCCGAGAGTCAGCGTTAGCCCGGTCAGGATCAACGGCAGGGGGACGTCCTGAAACAACAGCAGTTGCATCACCAGACTGCATCCGGCAAACAGCGATGCGCCAATGATCAGACGTTTGAAGAAGCGCTTATGTGGAGTGTCGAGCCCGGCGATATTGCAGCAGGCGGGGACGAGAGCAAAGAGTAAGCCCAGATGTAACTGACCAATGAACAGCCCGATGCCCACAGGTAAACACAACACCAACGTTTGGCGTAGTGCGTAGTTGATCTCCGGGTGATAAATCAGTCTGCGCCACATGGGTAAAACAAAAAACGGCGCGCTACACAGTAACGCACCGTTTCGACGGAATTAACGTGTACCGTAAACGACGATAGTCTTACCGTGTGCGGAGATCAGATTCTGATCTTCCAGCATTTTCAGGATACGACCAACGGTTTCACGAGAGCAGCCAACGATTTGACCAATCTCCTGGCGAGTGATTTTGATCTGCATGCCATCCGGGTGAGTCATCGCATCTGGTTGTTTCGCCAGGTTCAGCAGAGTCTGGGCGATACGACCGGTTACGTCGAGGAAAGCCAGGTTACCGACTTTTTCAGATGTAACTTGCAGACGACGAGCCATCTGAGAAGACAGGCGCATCAGAATATCCGGGTTTACCTGAATCAACTGGCGGAATTTTTTGTAGGAAATCTCAGCCACTTCACATGCTGTTTTAGCACGTACCCATGCGCTACGTTCCTGGCCTTCTTCAAACAGGCCCAATTCGCCAATAAAATCACCCTGATTCAGATAAGAAAGGATCATTTCTTTCCCTTCCTCATCTTTAATCAACACAGCCACTGAGCCTTTAACGATGTAGTACAACGTTTCCGCTTTTTCACCCTGGTGAATCAGCGTGCTCTTCGACGGGTACTTATGAATGTGGCAATGAGACAAGAACCATTCGAGAGTCGGGTCTGTTTGCGGTTTGCCAAGCACCATGCGCGATTATCCTCTGTTATAAGCTGTCTCCAGAGTCAGAAAAAGTCGCTGCTCTGGGTTTGCAAAAAAATGCTTCCCGAATCCTGGGAAGAGGCCGACAAAAACGAACTTCAGCCTGTAAATTGATGTCCTCTGCATACATGTGGTACGTCAATATATTACTGTAGCATCCTGACTGTTTTAGCATAGCTTTAGCCGTGTGTCTCCTGGTGTCTCGCTTCAGCATGACGCAGGTCGCCTTCCGTTGCGAGAATTGTTATGTGCGCGTAATCTGTAAGGAAAATTAACGCACTGGAGTTAAAAATTATGCAAGCGCGTGTTAAATGGGTTGAGGGTTTAACCTTCCTTGGGGAGTCCGCTTCCGGGCACCAGATTTTGATGGACGGTAATTCAGGTGACAAAGCCCCCAGTCCGATGGAAATGGTGCTGATGGCGGCGGGGGGATGTAGCGCGATTGATGTCGTTTCTATCCTGCAGAAAGGCCGTCAGGATGTGACCAACTGTGAAGTCAAACTGACGTCTGAACGTCGTGAAGAAGCACCACGCCTGTTCACCCATATTAATCTGCACTTTATTGTGACCGGCAATGAGCTGAAAGATGCCGCCGTCGCACGTGCGGTGGATCTCTCTGCGGAGAAGTATTGTTCTGTGGCGCTGATGCTGGAAAAAGCCGTCAACATTACCCATTCGTATGAAGTGATTGCGGCGTAATGGTCAGTGCCTGATGGCGCTGCGCTTATCAGGCCTACAGCAGGCGTCGTTTTGTAGGCCGGATAAGGCGTAGCCGCCATCCGGCAAACCTCACTTTACTCGATTTTTTTGCCTTCCATCAGTCGCTGTACCAGCGGCAGCATAATCAGTTCCATTGCCAGCCCCATCTTGCCGCCCGGCACCACTAATGTATTGATATGCGAAATGAATGAGCCCTGCAGCATCGCCAACAGCCAGGGGAAATCGATCCCCTCAAGATTACGAAAATGAATCACGACAAAGCTTTCATCCAGTGACGGAATACCTCTCGCCGCGAACGGGTTGGAAGTATCTACCGTAGGGACGCGCTGGAAGTTAATATGCGTGCGGGAAAACTGTGGGGTGATGTAATTGATATAGTCATCCATGGACCGGACCACGGAGTCCATCACTGCTTCGCGGGAATGACCGCGTTCACCCGTGTCGCGGATTAATTTTTGGATCCACTCCAGGTTAACGATGGGCACTACGCCCACCAGCAGATCCACATGACTTGCGACTTCGTGCTGTGGCGTCACTACGCCGCCGTGTAGCCCTTCATAGAACAGCACATCTGTGGGCTCCGGCAGAGGCTGCCAGGGGGTAAACGTACCCGGCACCTGATTCCACGGTACAGCTTCGTCGTAGGTGTGCAGGTACTTGCGCGACTGGCCTTTGCCCGTCTGCCCGTATTCAATAAAGGTTTGTTCCAGTAGGCCAAAGTCGTTGGCTTCGGGACCAAAATAGCTGATATGCCGCCCGGCGTCTCGCGCCTTGCGGATCGCCATGTCCATCTCCGGACGGGTATAGCGATGAAAACTGTCGCCTTCCACCTCGGCTGCGCGCAGATTTAACTGGGCAAAAATTTTACGAAACGCGAGGCTGGTGGTGGTGGTCCCCGCGCCACTGGATCCTGTTACTGCAATCACCGGATGTTTGGCAGACATAACAACTCCATGAATTCGTTGTAATTATAGTGTCGTCCGCCGACGGGGCGAGTTATTCGCGGAACTGTTTTCGCGGCATAATATTGACCGTTTCGTGCAGTTCAGACCATACCAGTACCGCTTCTCCGCACTGGAGTTGGCGTTTGACGTCGGCGACTTTTTGCTCAAGGGTACGTTCATGTTCACCATAGTCGGTGCCTTCGCGCAACACAAAGCTTTCTATCAGATTTTCCAGCGTTTCGGGGGAGAGGTCTTGCCAGGGGATCTGCATGGTTATTCCTCCAGGTATGGTGTCAGCCACTCGGGAATGCGCGACTCCAGCCACATCTCAGGCCGACGCAACGTGCCGCTAATAAACCCAACGTGACCGCCATGCTTGGTAAGTTGATATTCCACCTGTGACGGTAAATCTTCCGCTTTTGGGATTACGTGGTGGTCCATAAACGGATCGTCCTTAGCATGGATAATGAGCGTCGGAATGGCGATCTCACTGAGCAATGGCATGGCGCTACATTGACGATAGTAGTCAATAGCATCGGCGAATCCGTGGATTTTGGCGGTGATGAGATCGTCAAATTCGCGGATACGGCGCAAGGATTTTAACTGTGCCAGACTTACCGGCAGCGAGCCTGGATAGGCCGCCAGTTTACGCGACGCGTTGGCCTTCAACAGGTTAAGCAGATAGCGCTGATAAACGCGGGAAAAGCCTTTGTCCATATGATAACTGCACGCTTCCAGAACAAAGGGGGCGGAGACGATCACGGCGGCATCCAACGGGATGTTACTCCCCTCTTTTGCCAGCAGGCATGCCAGCATATTGCCGCCGAGAGAATAGCCAACGGCAGCGGTAGGAACCTTACCGAACTCTCTTTGCAACCAGCCTAAGAACCAGGAGCCGTCTTCTGTTTCACCAGAATGATAAATACGATTCAGGCGATTCGGTTCGCCGCTACAGCCGCGAAAGTGCATCACCACCCCAAGCCAGCCGCGATTTTTTGCCGCTTCAATAAGCCCGTGCGCATAAGGGCTGTTCAGGCTGCCTTCAAGGCCATGAAATACCACCAGGCGCGGTTTGTGCTTCGCCTGCTGTGGATCTTCGCTCCAGGCCAGATCGACAAAGTCGCCGTCGGGTAATTCCAGACGCTGCCAGTGGGCCTCGAACTTCACCTTCCGACGGAACAGGCGCGGCAGCATGGTCTGCAAATGGCGGTTACTGATACCACGCATCGGGCGGAAATCGCGCGAATCCTCAGTGGTCGGGGTCATTTCTGTTGGGGTGATTTCAACCATAGCACCAGAGCAAGTAATAATCTTAATGGACCACTATACCGCGCGGAACTCTCGCGGGTTAGCCAATATGTATCACAACCGTGAAATTTGCGAATGATGTTAAGAGAACACTTATGTTATACGCATCCTTGATTTCAGTGGGTTTATATTGTCTGAAAAATCGTTTCTTAATTATCCTTATTCTTATCATGGGGTTAATTTAGTGCAAATTACTTACAGGGTTCAGGAATGGATACCGTAGAAGAACTGGGTGGCACATATTTCTATCATGGTAATGCGAATGTCACACCGCAAGAGCTATTCTGGCTGATTTTTGCTGAAAGTCTGGCGAATCATACCGGAATATCTGTCGAGACAGCGGCAACCATTCTGGCGGGGCAACCTTTAGTGCCAAAACGGAAGGTGCTGGGGGCATCCGGCTCCAGGACCAGCATAGCATCAAAGCTTGCTCGTAGAATTTTTAAGGATGCTCGTTTCCCGGGAGGAATGAGGGTGGAAACGACTATTGGTATTGGGAAATCAAGGCATACGAACAAGATTGGAACAGCAGTGGGTCGAGCCGTTCCGTATTTTGGCTATTCGCAGGCCGTCATTGTTTTTGCCATCGTTGCCAGAGAGACAAAACAGAAATTCAATCTTATAGCCCGACCGAATGATCGGATTGCCTGGATGTATTTTTAATGTTACTACCTGATGAGAAAGAATTTTTACATTATGTCACTGAGAATTACAGCGATTGTAAGCGTCCCGCGAAGAAAGAATGGACATTCCAGGAACATTTTAACCTGGTCCCGGAAGATCTGGAGGATATGCTCCTTGACTTGTTCACCCGTTATGGAATTGACGCCAGTAATTTCAATTTAGATAATTATTTTATGCCTGAGTTGTATTGGTGGCAGTTTCGTCTCAAAAAAGCGTGGCGCGAACGCCAGTTTAAGACATTGACACTGGCAATGATTATTGAGTCGGCGAAGGTCGGTCGTTGGCTGTATGATTAGGGGCGACCAACCCCTTATATAATCTATGCTGTCTGACGGTCATTCCATGAATCGGTAAAAATGATGTTTCCGTCATTATGCTTCCATGTAATTTTTTCATAGCGCATTTCGACGGTTTCCATATGGTTTTCGTTAGGATTATCACCTGGCACCATTGACGGGGAAATTGAGACGATACGAACTCCCTCAAGCATCATATTGAAGTATTCAGCTTCCATGCCAGCATCATTTATGCGAAACCATTTATCTCCGCAGAAGCCAAATTCTGTCCAGTTGCCACGGCTTTATACAAATAGGGGCTTGAGTAGTCGAATTCTTTAATGATGAGCAACGGCGAATGCATACGCGTT from Citrobacter sp. RHB25-C09 harbors:
- a CDS encoding YccS/YhfK family putative transporter, with the translated sequence MWRRLIYHPEINYALRQTLVLCLPVGIGLFIGQLHLGLLFALVPACCNIAGLDTPHKRFFKRLIIGASLFAGCSLVMQLLLFQDVPLPLILTGLTLTLGVTAELSALHARLLPASLIAAIFTLSLAGNMPVWEPLLIYALGTLWYGLFNWFWLWLWREQPLRESLSLLYRELADYCEAKYSMLTQHTDPEKALPPLLARQQKAVDLITQCYQQMHMLSAHRNNDYKRMLRAFQEALDLQEHISVSLHQPEEVQKLVERSHAEQVIRWNAQVIAARLRVLADDILYHRLPTRFSMEKQLGALEKIANQHPDNPVGQFCYWHFSRIARVLRTQRPLYPRDLMADKQRRLPLLPALKNYLSLKSPALRNAGRISVMLSVASLMGTALHLPKPYWILMTVLFVTQNGYGATRVRILHRCAGTLVGLIVAGATLHFHIPEGYTLLLMLLITLVSYLTIRKNYGWATVGFTVTAVYTLQLLTLDGEQFIIPRFVDTIIGCLIAFGGTVWLWPQWQSGLLRKNAHDALEADQEAIRLILSDDPQATPLAYQRMRVNQAHNTLFNSLNQAMQEPGFNKHYLDDMKLWVTHSQFIVEHINAMTTLAREHTMLTPDLAKRYLQSCEIALQRCQQRLEYDGPGSSGDVNILEAPEMPPHGSLSTLEQHLQRILGHLNTMHTISSVAWRQRPHHGIWLSRRLRDMKS
- the crp gene encoding cAMP-activated global transcriptional regulator CRP, with amino-acid sequence MVLGKPQTDPTLEWFLSHCHIHKYPSKSTLIHQGEKAETLYYIVKGSVAVLIKDEEGKEMILSYLNQGDFIGELGLFEEGQERSAWVRAKTACEVAEISYKKFRQLIQVNPDILMRLSSQMARRLQVTSEKVGNLAFLDVTGRIAQTLLNLAKQPDAMTHPDGMQIKITRQEIGQIVGCSRETVGRILKMLEDQNLISAHGKTIVVYGTR
- a CDS encoding OsmC family protein — its product is MQARVKWVEGLTFLGESASGHQILMDGNSGDKAPSPMEMVLMAAGGCSAIDVVSILQKGRQDVTNCEVKLTSERREEAPRLFTHINLHFIVTGNELKDAAVARAVDLSAEKYCSVALMLEKAVNITHSYEVIAA
- a CDS encoding phosphoribulokinase gives rise to the protein MSAKHPVIAVTGSSGAGTTTTSLAFRKIFAQLNLRAAEVEGDSFHRYTRPEMDMAIRKARDAGRHISYFGPEANDFGLLEQTFIEYGQTGKGQSRKYLHTYDEAVPWNQVPGTFTPWQPLPEPTDVLFYEGLHGGVVTPQHEVASHVDLLVGVVPIVNLEWIQKLIRDTGERGHSREAVMDSVVRSMDDYINYITPQFSRTHINFQRVPTVDTSNPFAARGIPSLDESFVVIHFRNLEGIDFPWLLAMLQGSFISHINTLVVPGGKMGLAMELIMLPLVQRLMEGKKIE
- a CDS encoding YheU family protein, whose amino-acid sequence is MQIPWQDLSPETLENLIESFVLREGTDYGEHERTLEQKVADVKRQLQCGEAVLVWSELHETVNIMPRKQFRE
- a CDS encoding hydrolase, with translation MVEITPTEMTPTTEDSRDFRPMRGISNRHLQTMLPRLFRRKVKFEAHWQRLELPDGDFVDLAWSEDPQQAKHKPRLVVFHGLEGSLNSPYAHGLIEAAKNRGWLGVVMHFRGCSGEPNRLNRIYHSGETEDGSWFLGWLQREFGKVPTAAVGYSLGGNMLACLLAKEGSNIPLDAAVIVSAPFVLEACSYHMDKGFSRVYQRYLLNLLKANASRKLAAYPGSLPVSLAQLKSLRRIREFDDLITAKIHGFADAIDYYRQCSAMPLLSEIAIPTLIIHAKDDPFMDHHVIPKAEDLPSQVEYQLTKHGGHVGFISGTLRRPEMWLESRIPEWLTPYLEE
- a CDS encoding STM2901 family protein, whose amino-acid sequence is MDTVEELGGTYFYHGNANVTPQELFWLIFAESLANHTGISVETAATILAGQPLVPKRKVLGASGSRTSIASKLARRIFKDARFPGGMRVETTIGIGKSRHTNKIGTAVGRAVPYFGYSQAVIVFAIVARETKQKFNLIARPNDRIAWMYF
- a CDS encoding DUF1493 family protein, which encodes MLLPDEKEFLHYVTENYSDCKRPAKKEWTFQEHFNLVPEDLEDMLLDLFTRYGIDASNFNLDNYFMPELYWWQFRLKKAWRERQFKTLTLAMIIESAKVGRWLYD